The following proteins are co-located in the Tenrec ecaudatus isolate mTenEca1 chromosome 11, mTenEca1.hap1, whole genome shotgun sequence genome:
- the LOC142460731 gene encoding dolichyl-diphosphooligosaccharide--protein glycosyltransferase subunit 4-like, protein MMITDVQLAIFANMLGVSLFLLVVLYHYVAVNNPKKQD, encoded by the coding sequence ATGATGATCACGGACGTGCAGCTCGCCATCTTCGCCAACATGCTGGGCGTGTCGCTCTTCTTGCTTGTCGTTCTCTATCACTACGTGGCCGTCAACAATCCCAAGAAGCAGGACTGA